A section of the Bacteroidota bacterium genome encodes:
- a CDS encoding GNAT family N-acetyltransferase: protein MLSILRTDSTHPDFIELVKQLDAYLAELDGEEHAFYNKLNVITHIKHAVVVYENDYPVACGAIREFKADSMEVKRMYTLPEMRGKGIAGIVLTELEKWAAELGYKKCVLETGKRQPEAIHLYEKNGYKIIPNYGEYLNIENSVCFEKELK, encoded by the coding sequence ATGTTGAGCATATTAAGAACTGATTCCACGCATCCTGATTTTATAGAACTGGTAAAACAGTTGGATGCTTATTTAGCTGAACTGGATGGTGAAGAGCATGCATTTTATAATAAGCTGAATGTAATTACACATATTAAACACGCAGTGGTTGTTTATGAAAATGATTACCCAGTTGCCTGCGGTGCTATCAGGGAATTTAAGGCAGACAGTATGGAAGTAAAACGAATGTACACCCTGCCTGAAATGCGGGGTAAAGGAATTGCCGGAATTGTTTTAACTGAATTAGAAAAATGGGCTGCTGAGCTGGGTTATAAAAAATGTGTGTTAGAAACCGGCAAAAGACAACCCGAGGCTATCCATCTTTATGAAAAGAACGGCTATAAAATTATTCCCAACTATGGAGAATATCTAAATATTGAAAACAGTGTTTGTTTTGAAAAAGAATTGAAATAA